One genomic region from Quercus robur chromosome 4, dhQueRobu3.1, whole genome shotgun sequence encodes:
- the LOC126722181 gene encoding uncharacterized protein LOC126722181, which yields MFQDIAAAGLGVVIRDHEGKVIGALSERIALPPSVNDVEALACRRAISFAQKIGLQEVYVVFETIIKSLNSDEFCLAPFGHLIEDSLQLISSFRSLAFSHVKRKGNCVANKLAKQAKGSTLSQIWLEDIHSDATNLVMLDISFC from the coding sequence ATGTTTCAAGACATTGCTGCAGCTGGCCTAGGAGTTGTGATTAGGGATCATGAAGGCAAAGTCATTGGTGCACTCTCTGAGAGGATTGCCTTGCCCCCATCTGTCAATGACGTCGAAGCCTTAGCTTGTCGAAGAGCTATATCCTTTGCCCAGAAAATTGGTCTCCAGGAAGTATACGTAGTCTTTGAAACTATTATCAAATCCCTCAACTCAGATGAGTTTTGTCTGGCCCCTTTTGGTCACTTGATTGAGGATTCTCTCCAACTGATATCTAGCTTTAGATCCCTTGCTTTCTCCCATGTGAAACGTAAAGGAAACTGTGTTGCTAACAAGTTGGCCAAACAAGCTAAAGGATCCACTCTTTCTCAAATTTGGTTAGAAGACATCCATAGTGATGCTACCAATCTTGTAATGCTTGATATAAGTTTCTGTTGA
- the LOC126724487 gene encoding root meristem growth factor 10 → MSITSCLIFLLCLSILHACNARHIRVVDKKLEKKFHFSIKNDEKMGPDLSKVKSSFSKQNEVDKKDSIAESTTSNDDIQKPKKTRRNQKTMKVVAKTSGAVQTESLVSVPWAVPHKKRSEKNPGFNLDYSPPKTHPPSHN, encoded by the exons ATGTCAATCACTTCTTGTCTGATTTTCCTTTTATGCCTTTCCATATTGCATGCATGTAATGCCCGCCATATTCGAGTAGTTGATAAGAAGCTGGAGAAGAAATTCCATTTTTCCATTAag AATGATGAGAAGATGGGTCCTGATCTATCTAAGGTGAAGTCTTCCTTTTCAAAGCAAAATGAAGTTGACAAAAAAGATAGCATTGCTGAAAGTACCACCTCAAATGATGAcattcaaaagccaaaaaagACAAGGAGGAATCAGAAAACAATGAAGGTGGTAGCAAAAACTTCAGGTGCTGTTCAAACTGAGTCTCTTGTTTCGGTTCCTTGGGCTGTGCCTCACAAGAAACGCAGTGAAAAGAATCCTGGCTTTAACTTGGACTACTCACCACCAAAGACACACCCTCCTTCTCACAACTGA